TAACATGCCCTAAGAAATTTACTCTATCTAGCCAGAACTGGCACTTACTGAACTTAGCAAAcaatttcttcctcctcaGCGTCTTCAGTACCAGTTCTAAATGCTTCATATGCGCCTTCCGACTCTTGGAGTACATCAGAATATCAtctatgaatacaatgacaaAGCGATCCAAATAACGTCGGAACACTCTGTTCATCAAATCCATAAACGCAGCTGGGGCATTCGTCAATCCGAATGGCATTACTAAAAACTCATAATGCCCATACCTGGTGCGGAAAGCTGTCTTAGGtacatcttcttctttgatcCGTAACTGATGGTACCCTAATCTCAAATCAATCTTGGAAAATACCTTAGCACCCCTCAACTGatcaaataaatcatcaaTACGGGGTAACGGATACTTATTCCTCACCGTGACTTTATTCAGCTGCCTGTAGTCGACACATAACCTCATGGTACCATCCTTTTTCTTCACAAACAATACTGGAGCACCCCAAGGAGAAAAACTAGGTCGGATGAAGCCCTTGTCTACTAACTCCTGCAGCTGCACCTTCAACTCCTTTAGTTCTGCAGGTGCCATCCTGTAAGGTGTTTGAGATATAGGGCTTGTTCCTGGCATGAGTTCAATAGTGAACTCGATCTCCCGGTGGGGAGGTAACCCAGGAAGATCATCCGGGAATACATCTGGAAAATCCCGAACTACTGGTATATCCTCCAACTTTAACTCCTGAGTCCTACTATCCACTATATGAGCTAAATATCCTGAGCACCCTTTTCTGAGCAATCTCGTTGCCGTCATCACTGAGATGAGGCTAGATGGGAGCACTCTACGCTCACCATAAAATGTCACTTCAGGGCGTCCAGGGCTACGAAGTATAACTTCTTTCCGGAAGCAATCTACTGAGGCATGGTGTAGGTACAGAAATTGCTAATTCATCCCGTAGGGCTGACAGTTTGACATTAGCATTGCGGGCAAAACTAGGCGTAACAAATGAGTGCGTAGCCCCAgaatcaatcaaaactctaGCAGGGGTTCCAAAGACTGATAACATACCTGTCACCACATCTGGCGACGCCTGTGCCTGCTGCTGGGACATGTGATACACTCTGCCTGTGGTTCTGGTACGTCCACCTTGTCTTTGCTGCTGACTGCCACCTCGGCTGGCAACACTAGTCGGCGCTCCATCGCTGGACGAGGCTCCTCCAAACTGGGTTTTGCTCTGTGTGCCTGTCTCTCGAGGTGGTGCAACAGTCGCTTCACCACCTTGTAACAATAGTGGGCATTCTCTCAGGAAGTGCCCCTGTTGACCACAGTGGAAACACCCTGTGGTACCCTGTCTGCAAGCCCCGGTGTGAAATCTACAGCACACAGTACACTGTGGATTCCTCCTCCCCCCAACTGCCGAGGGTGGTTGTCTCCCAGAACCTCTAACTGCATTGCCCATTAAACGGCTTCCAAAACTACCACTCTGATTGGAGCCTCCAGTGGAACTAATTCCTGGTCGAAAACCTCCAAAACTACGACCACTAGATAATCCAGAACTGTAACTGCCTCTCTTGGATGACCCCTGACTGGGACCACCTATATCAAATGATCGTCTCCGAGGTTCACCTTGTGCCCGGACCATCATCTGACTACTCTCTATCAGCGAAGCTGACATCACCAAGTCTCCAAAGTTCGTCAGCCGTTGACTAATTACAATGTCCCTGATAGAGGCTTTCAATCCTCTAGTGAACAATTGACACTTTTTGCTTTCATCCTCTACTAGTGGAATACAGTACCTTGATAACTCATTAAACTTCTTCTCATACTCCAGTACTGTCATCAACCCCTGGTCCAACTGCAAAAATTCCTGCATCTTCAAATTCTGGTACGCTTGTGGATAATATTGGCTATTAAAAGCAGCTCGAAAAACTGGCCATGTAATGGCTGACAAATCTTGATATCTCCTTTTAATTGACTCCCACCAGTGTCTGGCATTTCCGCTCAAAAAGAAACCGGCCAAAATGACTCTGCGATCCTGTGGGACGGTCAAAATACTCACGAGGGCAAAATGGAAATTTGGGagatcattttttttttttttaaaacctgttttcttctccctctctcactctctctctctctctctccctcccgaTAGTTCAGAAAAACCAGAAGGGCAGCCACCTTCCAAGCCACCCCGACCCTCCGGAACGGACCCAGCAGCACCGGCCAGCTCCCGCCATCAACCTCAGCCCGTCCGCCGCCCTGCTGGAGCCGCTGGAAAACGCAGCAATTTTGGCCTATTTTCCAACCTCAGTTTCTCCCTCATCCGGACACCAAATCAGTCATGTGAGGCACCAGAAGTCCAGCGaatccacaggagggaccttcaagaggcccagctagctcggaccagcaatgagtggacctttcttttataaatgattttatgcaaatgcattgcatttattgatcttgaataagtattcttGCAAGTCTTGAGCAGGTTTTATACGGTTAAATACTTTGAGTTACATATATTATTGAGGTTATATTAGCAGCAGACATTGAGctttatataacaaaaataGTAGTAGCATTACGACTACATTTAAATTATCAGATTTTAGAGAATTATcagagaattatttttcgtccaCCATGAATTATAGAAatacagagtttgagttttctatCAGATAAAAAGGGCAGCACAGTTATAGATTGATTACAGATTCAGTTATTCCTCAGGtctttcagaaatattattatattattatgttacattttctcagcagtttatattttcttaaaccactGTGGGTACCCAGCTACAGAAGCAGATTACCGTCAAATAAgacgatgtctacggacatccaggttgccttcggtttatgttgccttcggatatgatgatgtctacagacatccagtttacttacagttcagtcagtgcacttgacattgcctcacgagttttggggacacccggaccgtgagtgccaggattgcggatcgggctgactacggtctcctgaatcctgccaggaattgcggatcaggctaacTACGGtctcctgaatcctgccagtttgcagCTCGGATACACCCTGTgacgccgagacctgccagaggaattgacggataccaggaattgacggataccAGGAGTTGACGGAAATTAAAAGGGTACACCCAGTTGGTAACTTTAGAGGAATTTCAGTGCAATTATGCAAATATTGATTTTAGTGATTTTACTTGAGTTTCTTAATATCGAGCAGTaacggtatatatatgtttaccTAAATGCTTTGGACTTATCATAATTCAAGTGCAGTTTAAATATTCAGTTGTATGattatcattatttttacagtgggggttattatgttcatataCGGTTTTCTAGAACTttattttggtccactcacactttgaaatgttttgcgccccccaggcAGTCGAGTGtgcaggaatccaccaccaggCCTTCTCCTAGCTCCCACGCTACTTCCAAGCTGTAGGATTCATTGTAACCTACTTAAATTCTTGTAAACAAttagtaactgctctgatatctggttggaTTGGAAAACCAGAACTGGTGATTATTTGATTACcctattctggctgttggtgtAGATTTATCAGTTTGTTTGGCAGGTGGAAACATTTTGGTTTGctcaaattacaggggagactttgccgaattttcggcaagAGTCTAAGGAAAGTTTTAACCGTATTTATTAGCAGGAAGGGTAAAGAGGTCATTGTGCTcgacatttgccaggtgtcggacacgcacagggcttggcccgaattccaaagcggaaattgggtcgggtcctgtcaatttgctctgataccaaattgacacgacccgacccaattttctcTTTGGAATTCGGGCCAAGttctgtgcgtgtccgacacctggcaaatgtcgggcacaaatgacctttttacccttcctgatACGAATATGATTACAACTTCCcttagacccttgccgaaaattcggcagagtctcccctgtattttgtcTAAACCCAAACATTTCCAACTGTCagacaatcaaataaatctaCACCAACTGGCAGAATAGGGTAACCAAAAATTCACTAGTTCTGGTTATCTAAtccaaccagatatcagagcagttactaaTTGTTTACAAGACTTTAAGTAGCTTACAATAAATCCTACATCATGGAAGTAGCGTGGGAGCTAGGAGAAGGcctggtggtggattcctgcaCACTCGACTgcctggggggcgcaaaacatttcaaagtgtgagtggaccaaaataaAGTTCTAGAAAACAGTATATGAACATAAtaaaccccactgtaaaaacatataaaaactgaatatttaaattgtaCTTGAGTTATGATAAGTCCAAAGCATTTAGGTAACCATATATACAcagttatatatatttactcaGATGTATAAGCTGCTCGATATTAAGAAACTCAAGTAAAATCACTGAAATCAATATTTGCATAATTGCACTGAAATTCCTCTAAAGTTACCAACTGGGTGTACCcttttaattccgtcaattcctggtatccgtcaattcctctgtaaatccgtcaattcccctggcaggtctcggcgacacatagtgtatccgagccgcaatcctggcaggattcaggagaccgtagtcagcctgatccgcaatttCCTGGCAGGTATCAggagaccgtagtcagcctgatccgcaatcctggcactcacggtccgggtgtccccaaaactcgtgaggcaaatgtcaagggcactgactgaactgtaagtaaactggatgtctgtagacatcatcttatccgaaggcaacataaaccgaaggcaacctggatgtccgtagacatcgtcTTATTTGACAACaacctgtttctgtaactgggtacccacagtggtttaagaaaatataaactgctgagaaaatgtaatagaaaaatataataatatttctgaaagatctgagGAATAACTGAATCTGTAATTAATCTATATCTGTACTGCCCCTTTTCATCTGatagaaaactcaaactctgctttctataattcatggtggtctaaaaataattatctGATAATTCTCTGAAATCTGACAATTTAACTGTAGTCGTAATGCTACTGCTGCTAATATAACTGTAGTTGTTATAATAAAGCTCAAGGTCTGCTGCTAATATAACCTCAATAATGTATATAACTCAAAGTATTTAGcagtataaaacatgctcaagacttgcaagaatacttattcaagatcaaataatgcaattcatttgcataaaatcatttataaaagaaaggtccactcaccgctggtccgagctagctagacctcttgaaggtccctccaaTGGTTCAGTCTATCtctgtatatttttttgttcatcACCTTCCCCACACCAAAAACTTTCTCACCTAACGCGCATGCGCTAAATCCACAGGGTTCTTCGTTTTACAGCACAGCCCACCACTAAAATCTCCCATGCGTTTAAGTCTTTGGTGACTTTTCTTAATCTTTTACACCCAAAAAGCTAAAAGACAATGATTTCTGGTCAACAAACATAACCCTTCTTTGATCATCTCCGGCGTGCAATATCATCCCAatgctttgcttccttcatTGGCCCATTATATACACTGCTATTATAAagagaaaccaaaaggcaGAGAAAGGGCCCTACAAAACCAAAGCTACCTTACTGATTTCAAATTCACCAATCATTCAAGCCTGGAATTCTGGGGGCCTTACTGCCTTTTCCCTTAGCATGGACGGAACGCAGCTTCTTCATGGAAGCTCACTCCCAGAGTTTCGGCTGCAAGCTGCATAGACTTCAAGTATTCTATAGCTTTGTCTATAATGAACACTGAATCCTTGCCCTTAGCATCAGGAATCACGCTCTCAAAAACTCTAATTTTCTCACGAATTGTGTCTTTTTGGACTTCATCTTACCCACAGTAGAATGTATTTCCTCTCCTTGGATCTGGCCAAGTCCGTAGCTCGATTCCATATTGTTCCCGTGCCCGTGAGATCCATACGGCTGTATCAAATTAACAACAGTCTCCATTGGTGATAATTGCCTGTAACCACCCTTGAGTAATTTATGCCTTTTGTTTGAAGCATCAGAACTGATGACCTTCTCTGTTAATTCCTCCACatgttctttctttccatAACTCACTTGAAGATCTATTGGAGAATGACCCGTGCTTTTTACTTCATCATCCTCACCACAATCACTGTCATTATCATCTCCGTCATCATCATtattatcttcatcatcataatcatcagAGTAAAGCAATGCATTGATTTCTTCTGTGTCTTCATGCATCTCACTCTCTTCAATTATGTGATTCACACCGATCTCTTCATGCAAGAGGTGCTCGGTTGAACCAATTTGGTTCATGCTGATTGTTAGTCCTGCTTCATGTGAACCATAACCATAAACGAACTTTTTACTGGCAAATGGTGGATCCTGGCTAGGAGGGCAATCAGAATTATATATTAGCTTTGTTTCATTCCCAGACATTGGCCTAACTCCGAGCCACCGAGACAGCTCCGGATGGCGAAGCGGCACAATCACCTCCATCTTCAGCTCCTCTATCACCTTCTCCATCCCACCTAAGTCACTAAACCTCAGCCAAAGTCCTCTGTCGGCTAGAATAACTCAGGTTCACCGGAGAATAGCTCATGCAAATCTCCCTTCCCGCCGGAACATCATGGATCATCCTAATCACCATATCGGTGTTGCGGTCGCCGTCAGCGTCGACATAACCGAATCTGCAGGCATTGGGGAGACAATCGTGGTTGCAGAACGAAGCCTTTGGATAACTGGCGTAGGCTCTGCTGGACCTCTGCGAATTTTCCGAGAAGGGCTCCATTAATCCAAAGGCATTTAGCTTGTCCTTGGCCAGCAGAGCCACCGAGAGCTCCGTCGAAAACAGCTGCTGCTCTTGGAGAGCGGAAGGAGGAGCGCAGAGGGAAGAGATGAGATCATGCAGAAAGTGGCATTCTCAGACTCAGTGAAGAGTTTTGTTAATGCTGGAGCTGACTCCAGCCATGGGTCTGGGGGTTGGTAGGTGATGGCAATCACAATGATTATCAGTACTGAGAACACAAACACTGAGAAGCAGAGATTGCTTATGAGCTTTATCAGGTTTTGCCCAATGGCTTAGTGGCCGGTTTTGattctttcatgaatttttgaagaaaaccCAGGTAGTAAAACCAATCAGATCTTGGAGTGCATGAACTACATTTTGGTGGGTATTGAGAGAAAgtagaagaaaaggaaggaacTTGAGTGGAAATGAATGGGAAAATACAGAAATTTACTTACATGAGATGTGAAACTGGAGCTGTGGAGGGTTGGTTGATTTCCGAATTAAGGCTGATCGGTACATGTCCTGCCATGCAGGGCTTGCAGAGGTTGCTCCAAAGCTTTAACATGTTCTATGCGAAGGAGGGAAAGCCTTCAGGGGGATGTTGGGTTGCATGCTGGTGGCTGCCATGGCTGTGGTGGTGATTGTGGTGGGAAGAGGTGGGAGAGGTGGTGGATCCATTTCTGCTTGCTGCCCGTGGTCTTCTATGGCAATGCTCTGTGTactggagagagagatgagagaagagagaaaaactgattggagagagagagagagagaaagagtgtCACGGGAGAGATAGTAACATCTGAAAAaaatcctctttttttttttcttttttttttcagttactattttttttttttaaatttggatttggattcttacaatctaccccccttataaaaatttcgtcctcaaAATTTACATCCCTGTCATTCGAAGGGGAGAAGGACTACTCCTGTATTGGCTACTCGGGTTACTACACCGCGTATAATGCTGAAAACTAAACACGTCCCATTCCAAAATCTGATCTGCTTGTTTCCCACACCTTCTATAATCTCATTGTAGGTTACTCCTACTTCCTTTCAGAAATCGAAAGTGATCATAAGAACCTTATTGATTCATGTCGGAGAGTTATTCCTTACTGATAAGTCTTACTGTTCCTTATAAGATCTctattttaaacttttgctTTTCATGTCATATAATTCAACCTTTTACtcataaaaatcaaatcaagatTCTGAACTTAACCTGCGCATATTATTAAAATACGAAAGGAACATAATAtagatagattttttttttccatctgcaatgaaggtgcaggtcctgtaaaatctattaaattacattatgttctggaagcctctgaaggaataGGACGACGCCTcttaagcctagccatgagTCTCTCGTGGTCttccaaaattctttcattagAGACCTGTAGCATGTttagccttctcagtgtatcatcggagtacgaactcaccagtttcaacaaggagtTGTTCTCTCCTTTGAATTTCTCAACTTCCCGTTGAGACTCACGAAGCCTTCTTTGAAGAGacaaattttcagttgttagctgctgaacctcgtttgctctagcccgcaaacgatcagccatgtttgAAACAGAAACAGCACTCTggatgctaaaagccattgagtcattaatagcctcttcctcagaccttcCTGTCAACAGCAgttcatccattggagtaatgaaattcctagctactatgactgcagtagcatcattcatcatcacataatcattaattgtgagatgacgattctgggatacaaaggatggacgccaaactgtAGCGTCACTAACTGTTGTGGGaacatcatttaaattgaaatcatttgggcaggaagaagatgaagccattgtaagaaggtttcaaagaaagtcttacaaaaaaaaaaaactaagttTCAGAGAATGAAGGAAATTGGTTTGAAAGGCTGTGGCTCAATCAAGTTCTGcgaaggcaatatctatagctgaaaatgtggcaacttttcGGATTCCAaaatcttctcgaatccccacattatctttctctttcacaagagtccaaaacttcacgtggcctctaatAATGCTGTCGGTAATTTCGGCATTTCCACGTATTATCTCGGATATGATGAGGGTCTCAaaacggtcggattagccccCTTAAGACCAAAAACTGGCAAGGATTTTCACAGATAAGATCTTGCAATGCTATGGAATACAACTCCTTATGATTTAGATCAAGAAACCCAGGTCAAGTTCCAGTTGAACTCAGCTAAAGGAAGCTTTTAGAAATTGATTACAGTTTAATACTACAATTCTCCCCAGACAGATGCTCAACTTATGAGAATGACTTAAACTTTAGAAGAATTGTTGGGGCATTGTATATTGCAGTTTCAGAGAGTGTTGGGAGTAAAAAGTTACCACTAACGACAGTTGTCAGATAAACTGAGCTTCCTGGGATTACAAATCTCAAATTGCCATTGGTATCTATAATTAAAATGTTTTCAAATGATGCTCAATACGAGGCATAGTATGGATCACCCAAGTATGAAGATGGAATGTCAAGCAAAGTTTATGGGAATCTGAAAATACTATAGGAAATAAAGAGCTTTAGTGGATTAAGCAGAAAAAGACTCAAGCGACCTAGGATTGGCAAGGAGTTACGTAGATATTAGAAGAAGGATCTTCAGTTGGGTATTCTTCGATATTTATCACCTAAAGAAGGTGTAGTGAAATTGAAGGAAGCAAGGGAGAAGAATCCTAGCATTATCAGACCCAATGAGATTATAGAATGTGTGGGAAACAAGCAGTTCAGATGTTGGAATAGAAAGTGTTTAACTTTCAGTGATCTTTGCAGTGCAATATAGTAAACCGAGTTGCAGATACAGGAGTAGTTTTCTCCCCTCCTTGAATGACAGAgatgtaaatttcgaggaagaaatttttataaggggggtagattgtaataacccaaaacaaaatatcctaaaattagtattaatttattctagcgGAAAGACGACTTTGTCCTCACCTCTTTTAAGAGggggaaaagttgactttttgaccgagaaggaatttgggaattccgtttacgccgttgcgtagagcacggcgaaacgagtccgtagatacggagtagacccgaatcggagttgtaacgaagaaattacggTCAAAATACTCACGAGGGCAAAATGGAAATTTGGGagatcattttttttttaaaacctgttttcttctccctctctcactctctctctctctctctctccctcccgaTAGTTTCAGGAAACCATTCGGGCAGCCACCTTCCAAGCCACCCCAACGCTGCCTCAAGCCATCCCGACCCTCTGGAACGGACCCAGCAGCACCGGCCAGCTCCCGCCATCAACCTCAGCCCGTCCGCCGCCCCTGCTGCTGCTGTCTGGAGCCGTTGGAAAACGCAGCagttttggccgattttccAACCTCCGTTTCTCCCTCATCCGGACACCAAATCAGTCGTGTGAGGTATCGATTTctagctatttttcgtgctctaactgatggttggctgggtttagaTCGATTTCACCTCTAGGTTGCTCAATTTTCGATTtgaaatcggccgaacttcggccgccggaatcggccatttccggccagtttttgggggttgtccaagaacaaaagtgactccaaatgaggtgttttacctagggtaggagtttggagtctcggttccaagatttttttcggcacacccgaatcgctttggacacccgatcggtccgcgcgtgtggcggcgcgtgggccagggtggtagcacggctctggccagttttgagacCCTCGTGCCATCACGAGCatgtaggatttcgcggatctcaattcggagtccgtttgagccccgaacggattttccataatATGCGATTCCCGGGTGCAGCGTCGTCTAGCTGTTGGATCACACCCcatttcggatatgttgttctacaTTGTTTctggatcgtgtaggattcgatggattgcgaatcggagtctcggatactccgaaatcgcgaaccctggggctagggtttggaatttaagcgataacgcgattttggctaatccgaccgtccatttcggaccaaactcgcaggacATGGGTTTTACACAGTAAGGAACCTCTAGAGAATCTCAGATttgccatcggagatcgtggaccccacggggttccagATCGACTGGTCTAACAGTTTATCGCTTTGTAAAGTTTCCGGTCTTTTAAGGCCATTCTAATTATCTGAAATGCTACGGTGGGCATAGAGTTGACTT
Above is a genomic segment from Prunus dulcis chromosome 7, ALMONDv2, whole genome shotgun sequence containing:
- the LOC117635273 gene encoding LOW QUALITY PROTEIN: transcription factor SAC51-like (The sequence of the model RefSeq protein was modified relative to this genomic sequence to represent the inferred CDS: inserted 1 base in 1 codon), with amino-acid sequence MEKVIEELKMEVIVPLRHPELSRWLGVRPMSGNETKLIYNSDCPPSQDPPFASKKFVYGYGSHEAGLTISMNQIGSTEHLLHEEIGVNHIIEESEMHEDTEEINALLYSDDYDDEDNNDDDGDDNDSDCGEDDEVKSTGHSPIDLQVSYGKKEHVEELTEKVISSDASNKRHKLLKGGYRQLSPMETVVNLIQPYGSHGHGNNMESSYGLGQIQGEEIHSTVGKMKSKXDTIREKIRVFESVIPDAKGKDSVFIIDKAIEYLKSMQLAAETLGVSFHEEAAFRPC